The Streptomyces sp. NL15-2K genome contains a region encoding:
- a CDS encoding DUF4255 domain-containing protein has translation MIHEVDEGLRRLLGESGLEASGVEVVFDAPTRDWAARRSAPTVCVFLYDIREDATRRGSGAGEVYDEDGHLVARRSPARWFELTYLVTAWASRPQDEHRLLSQVLTCLVAADSLPARLLTGTLAELGLIVGLDAGGSGLDAPAASDVWSALGGELKASLEVRVRAPLAGVTTAVAPPVTEGLVVRSAARREDGEAAPGRRLRYTETSDPGPDGFAGPRERGAAPARRRRRGDRQP, from the coding sequence ATGATCCACGAGGTCGACGAGGGGCTGCGCCGCCTGCTCGGCGAGTCCGGCCTGGAGGCATCGGGCGTCGAGGTGGTCTTCGACGCCCCCACCCGGGACTGGGCGGCGCGCCGCAGCGCCCCGACGGTCTGCGTCTTCCTGTACGACATACGGGAGGACGCCACCCGGCGCGGCAGCGGCGCCGGTGAGGTGTACGACGAGGACGGGCACCTGGTGGCGCGGCGCTCCCCGGCGCGCTGGTTCGAGCTGACGTACCTGGTCACCGCGTGGGCGAGCCGCCCGCAGGACGAACACCGGCTGCTCTCGCAGGTGCTCACCTGTCTGGTGGCCGCCGACTCGCTGCCCGCACGGCTGCTCACCGGCACGCTCGCCGAACTCGGCCTGATCGTGGGGCTGGACGCCGGCGGGTCCGGACTCGACGCACCGGCCGCCTCCGATGTGTGGTCGGCGCTCGGCGGGGAGCTGAAGGCGTCGCTCGAGGTGCGGGTGCGCGCACCGCTGGCCGGCGTGACCACGGCCGTCGCACCGCCGGTCACCGAAGGCCTCGTCGTACGCTCCGCCGCCCGGCGCGAGGACGGGGAAGCGGCGCCGGGGCGCCGGCTGCGCTACACGGAGACAAGCGACCCGGGCCCGGACGGCTTCGCGGGTCCACGCGAACGGGGGGCGGCGCCCGCGCGGCGGCGCCGTAGGGGGGACCGCCAGCCGTGA